One window of Paenibacillus sp. FSL K6-3182 genomic DNA carries:
- a CDS encoding alpha/beta hydrolase-fold protein, whose protein sequence is MSPINYDLLRRVVPTGYDQYRDDIAHGKIETVEYFSKTIGCKRRAMIYIPPGYPDGQGEYNVLYLLHGIGGDEEEWYNHAGPQVILDNLYADNKLARMIVVLPNGRAMQNDRAEGNLFDADKLKAFEDFEFDLLYDLIPYVESNYTVLTRRENRALAGLSMGGGQSLNIGLGNLDHFAWIGGFSSAPNTKEPELLVPNPEDAAAKLSLLWLSCGLLDNLKHVSDRTHAYLERNDVPHIWYEESGGHDWPVWKNDLYHFSQLIFR, encoded by the coding sequence ATGAGTCCAATTAACTATGATTTGCTAAGACGTGTCGTTCCGACCGGGTATGACCAGTACAGGGATGATATTGCCCACGGCAAAATTGAAACGGTTGAATATTTCTCTAAAACAATAGGATGCAAGCGTAGAGCGATGATTTACATCCCTCCAGGTTACCCGGATGGTCAAGGGGAATATAACGTTCTTTATTTATTGCATGGTATCGGCGGAGACGAAGAGGAATGGTACAATCATGCGGGTCCGCAAGTGATTCTTGATAATTTGTATGCAGACAATAAGCTTGCGCGCATGATTGTGGTTCTACCTAACGGCCGTGCCATGCAGAACGACCGGGCGGAGGGCAATTTATTCGACGCGGACAAATTAAAGGCGTTTGAGGATTTCGAATTCGATTTGCTTTATGATCTCATTCCTTATGTGGAATCGAACTATACGGTTCTGACGAGGAGAGAGAACCGTGCTCTAGCCGGTTTATCGATGGGAGGAGGACAATCGCTCAATATCGGATTAGGCAATCTAGATCATTTTGCTTGGATTGGAGGATTTTCCTCTGCTCCAAACACGAAGGAACCCGAGTTGCTTGTCCCGAATCCGGAAGATGCGGCGGCTAAGCTGAGTTTGCTCTGGTTGTCATGCGGACTTCTGGACAATCTTAAGCATGTCAGCGACCGGACACATGCCTATTTGGAGAGGAACGATGTACCCCATATTTGGTACGAGGAGAGCGGCGGCCACGATTGGCCGGTTTGGAAAAACGATTTATACCATTTTTCCCAACTCATTTTTAGATAG